TGGTGGTGCCCCTGTTCAACGAACAGGACGTCATCGAGAAGCTGTACGAAGAAATCGCCCGTGCGGTGGAGCCGATGAAGCGAACCTGGGAGATTGTCTTCATCAACGACGGCAGCACCGACGACACCCTCAATCGCGTACTGGATGTGGCCGGACGGGATGATCGGGTGGTGGTGGTCGACCTGATGGGGAATTTCGGGCAGACTGCGGCCCTGTCCGCCGGGTTCGACTGCGCCCGTGGGGATATCATCGTCGCCATGGACGGCGACCTCCAGGACGATCCCTCCTACATCCCCCGCCTCGTGAGTAAGCTGGAGGAGGGGTACGACATCGTGTCGGGGTGGCGTAAAAAGAGGAAGGAGAGCTTTCTCATCCGGCGCATCCCATCGATGACCGCCAACTGGATGTTGAAGAGGATTTCCGGCATCGACATCCACGATTTCGGCACCACCTTCAAGGCGTACCGGGCGTCGGTGGTCAAGAACGTGAAGATGTACGGTGATTTTCACCGGTTCATTCCGGCCCTGGCCCGGGAGATGCGGGTTCGGGTGACCGAGGTGGAGGTCGCCCACCACAAACGGGAGTACGGCGAGTCGAAATACGGCATCGGCCGCACCTTTGTGGTCTTTTTCGATCTCTTTCGCCTGAAATTCATCCTCGACTATTTGAGCAAGCCCCTTCAGGTGTTCGGCGCCGGGGGACTGGGCCTGGCGGTGATCGGATTCATCCTGTTTCTCTATGTCGCCTTCAGCAAGTTTTACCTCGGCATTCCGATAGAAGAAAAACACGGCCCGCTCTTTATCACCTCTATCATGTTCATCGTGTCGGGCGTCAACCTGTTCACCACGGGGCTTTTGGGTGAGATGATCCTGAGGAACCTCTATGAGTCGGGCGATAAAAAGAGCTACTACATCAGGGAGATCCACGGCACGTCCCGGGAATCGAACAACTCAAAAACGCTTATGAAAACCAGATGAAACCGGGATTTCGAAAGATAGTATTCATTCTGCGCCGGTATGTTCTGCCGACGGTCACGGGCCTGTTGTTTCTCTATCTCCTGTGGCGGTCGGTGGATGTGGCCGAAAGCCTCAGGACATTCAGCGGCGTGCGTATCGGAACGGCATGCGCCGCCGCCGGGATTTACATCGTCCAGTATTTCTTCCTGGCGGTGCGCTGGCGGCTTTTGAACCGGGGCCGGGTCGGCATCGGGTCCTGCTACGCGATTACCGCGGTGCACAACATGACCAACAACGTGCTCCCCTTCCGCACCGGGGAGCTGGCCTATCCCTATCTCCTCAAGCGTCACTTCAACATCGGCCTGGGAGACTCGACGGCGACGCTCTTTTACGCGAGGATATTCGACCTGGTGGCGATGGTTCTGTTCTTTATCGGCTCTCTGGCGTTTGTCGGAAGAGACGTGCTCCAAACCATTGCGGAATCGAAGGGCGAGATCCTCCAGTTCACCCTGCTGGTGGTGCTGATCGGCGGGGTGCTCCTGGGGATGTACGTGCTCCTGGATCGATGGGCGAACAACCAGGACACGGAAAAGCACGAGGGCCTGCGGGGGAAGGTGCGGGGCGCCTTTCGGTCCCTCACCGAGGGGCTGGCGCGGGTCGAGATCGTCTCCATCTCCGTGAAGATGTTTGTCTCCAGCCTGGCCATCTTCCTGGCCCGGTACGCCTTTTTCATGTACGCGCTGCGGGCATTTGGCATCGACCTGGTGTTCGGAGAATCTGTGGCGGCCTCGACCCTGGCGATCCTGGGGGCGATCTTTCCGCTCCAGGGCGTGGGGGGATACGGCACCGTCGAGACCGGCTGGGTGCTGGGCCTGGTGCTCATCGGGGTGGAGGCGCCCACGGCCCTGATGGCCGGATTCGGCGTGCATACGTTCAGGCTTGTGCTCTCGGTCCTGCTGGCGGGGAGCACCTATCCCATCCTCGCACACGACGGGAGGAAACACCGGGGGGCGGACGGGCCGACGGAGACGCCCGTCTCCCAACCTGCCCCGTAAGGGCGGGGTCGGTCCCGGGGTGTCTTGAAGGGGTCGGTTTCGGGGCAGGGGGGTATCGTTTACGGTGATGGACAATCGGGAGGCTCCCAGGTCGATGGGAGTTGTCTTTCGGAACACGGGTAGGTAACAAGACCGGCTTGTGGGGGAGATAGAACGCTCCTTCTTTGGGTGGTAAGACGAAAAAACCGGCGGCTCATCTTGCAGGATGAACCGCCGGTTTCGTATTCAGGCTTGAGCGATGTCCGTGCAGATCGTCAATCGGCGGACGCCTTGTGGATGATCGGCTCGATTTTCTCCAATTCCTCCAGGGGGATGTGGCACAGGATATAGTGTCCCTCGCCTTCGGTCTTGCGCCAGGGCGGGTCCTCTTTTTCACAGATGGCCCCTCCGTCCGGCAGCATATCCCTTCGGGGACATCGGGTATGGAACCGGCAGCCCTTCGGCGGGTTGATGGCGCTGGGGACGTTCCCGGTGAGTCGAATTCTCTTTTGCGTCACCGTCGGGTCCGGGATGGGCACGGCGGAGAGCAGCGCCTCGGTGTAGGGGTGATACGGCGGTGCGTAGATCGCCTCGGCGGGACCCCGCTCGATAATCCGGCCCAGGTACATTACCGCCACGTCGTCGGAGAGAAATCTTACCACCGAGAGATCATGGGCGATGAAGATCATCGTGGTTCCCTGCTGGTCCTGAATATCAAGAAGCAGGTTTATCACCGACGCCTGCACCGACACGTCCAGGGCCGACAGCGGCTCGTCCAGGATCACCAGGTCCGGCCGGGACGCCAGGGCCCGGGCGATGCCAACCCGCTGTTTTTCGCCTCCGGAGAGCTGCCTCGGGTACCGATTGTAGTAATACGGCTCCAGGCGCACCGAGCGAAGCAGCCTGATGACCTCGGTGTATATCTCGCTCTTCGGAACGGTCTTGAACCGGCGGATGGGACGGGCGATCTGGTATCCCACCGGGTATGACGGGTTGAGGGTCTGATCGGGATTCTGAAAGACCATCTGCATCTCCCTGATGAATTCAAGGTCTCGATCTTTCAGGGGCTCATCCAGCTCGAACCCCAAGAAGTCCCCCCCGCCGCCGGTCACATCCTCAAGGCCGATGATGCCCTTCACCAGCGTGCTCTTGCCGCAGCCTGACTCCCCCACGATGCCTAGGGTTTCGCCCTCGCGGACCCGAACGGTGATGTCATCCACCGCCTTGACGTATTTCCGCTCCTCTGCGCCGAAGAGCTCCCGGACGCTGCCCGACTTGTAGGGATAATAGACCTTCATGTTCCTTGTCTGGAGGAAGGTCTTGGCCGGCGTGTCGGTGTTGTCGTCATCGCAGGATTCCAGCACCCGCTTTTTTCGAAGCTTTTTGGTTTTTTTGTGCTGTTCGTTGTAGATCTTGTCCGCGTAAAAACAGCGGGCGATGTGATCCGGATCGATCTCCATGTATTCGGGATGACTTTCTTTACACATGTCGGTGGCGTAGGCGCACCGGGGATAAAAGATGCACGCGTCTTCCGGTATTTCTCCCGGCGCGGGCACGTGCCCGGGGATGGGGATCAGTTCGGAGTCGAGCTTTGTGCTTCCAAGCTTCGGCACGCTGTTTAAGAGTCCCCTGGTATAGGGGTGCAGGGGGCGGGCGAAGATCTTCCGCACCGGCCCCTTTTCCACCATAATACCGGCGTACATGACGGCGATATAATCGCACACCCGGGCGACAACGCCCAGATTGTGGGAGATGAAGATGATCCCCGCGTCGAAGTCCCGCTTCAGGTCGTTCACAAGATCCAGGACCCGCGCCTCCACCGTCACGTCCAGGGCCGTCGTCGGCTCGTCCATGATCAAGAGAGACGGATTGTTCAAGAGCGCCATGGCGATGACCACGCGCTGCTGCTGGCCGCCCGAGAGCTGGTGCGGGTATCGATCCATCACCTGGGCCGCATCGGGAAGCTGCACACGCTTGAGCATCTCAACGCACTTTTTATACGCATTTTGATTTGATATTTCGTGATGCTGGGTGAGCACCTCCATAAGCTGGGTGCCCAGCTTGATCGCCGGGTTCAGGGCCACGGTGGGGTCCTGGAACACCATGGAAATCTGATTTCCACGGAGTTCGCGAAGCTCGTGTGCCGGTCGGCCGACCATGTTTTCTCCCTGAAAGAGGATGCTCCCCTCTTTTACCCGGCCGTTCTGCCCCAGAAAACCGACCAGCCCCATGGCGATGGTGCTTTTGCCGCAGCCTGACTCCCCCACGATGCCCAGGGTTTCGCCCCGGCACACCTGAAACGAAACCCCGCGGACGGCGTTCACGTCCATCTTTCTTGTTTTATAGGCGATGGCCAGATTTTTCACTTCCAGTACCGGATCGTTCACGATACAGGTTGCGCTTTCGGCGTTCATTATATGCCTTTCTACTGATACTTCAGCGACTCTTCCCTGATTCCATCGGCAAGCAAGTTCAGCCCCACCACCAAGAGGGCGATGGCCAGGGCGGGCCACAGCGATTGCCAGGGGCTTCCCGCCAGGATGAAATCACGACCCTTTGCGACCATGCTCCCCCAGTCCGGCGATGGGGGCGGCATCCCCAGCCCCAGAAACCCCAGGGTTCCCATAGCGAAGATGGCGTACCCGACCCGGAGCATGGCGTCGATGATGATGGGCCCCCGGGCGTTGGGAAGTATTTCACGAAACATGACGTAGGCGGATTTTTCCCCACGGGTCTGGGCGGCCCGAATGTACTCCCGGGTCTTTATATCCAGGGCGAGGCTTCGGACCAGCCGGGCGATGCCGGGGGTGCCCACGATTGCGATTGCCAGAACCACATTCACCGCCGAGGCCCCCAACGCCGCCATGATGATTAGGTAGAGGAGAATGAGGGGGATGGACATCATCGCATCCAGGATGCGCATGACGAATTCATCGACCCACCCTCCCCGGTAGCCCGCCAAAAGCCCCAGGGCGGAGCCGATCAACAGCGACAGGAACACGCCCCACAGCGCCGTCCCCCCCGGAATCCACGTGATCCAGTCCGGGAACCAGTCCGGAAGGTTTTCGGGTAGGGGGAGGATCACCAGGACCACCTGGGCGCCGTAGATGAGTCGCGCCCAGATATCCCTGCCGAGTTCGTCCGTGCCCAGGGGGTGCCTGTTGAGGTAATATTCGTAGTCGGTCTTCTCGAAGTTCCGCTCCACTTTCGAGATATAGGCCAGGTCCGTGTATTTGGAGGGTATCTCTTCTCCCGCCTTGTTGCGCTCCAGCTGTTTCTGGAGCCTCTCATAGTCCTTGACGGCATAGGGGGTGAGCGACGGCTCCCTGTTTGTGAAGCGCCAGTCCTGTTCCGTGGGCGTAAAGGGGGTCAGCACCGGGGCGAATATCGCCACGAATACCCAGAACAGGACAATGAAGAGCCCCATCGTGGCGACGGGGGAGTCGAATACGACCGAGACCCCCTCCCAGAGCTTTCTGATCCGGTTTTTCTTATTCTGTGTCTGATGTTGAGTGTCGTTACTGTCCATTGTCTCGATGCCTTTTCGCGTTGACGGGCGATGTTTCGCGTCCTAATCGTATCGGATGCGCGGATTGAGAAAGGTGTAGATGACGTCAGCCACAAGCTGTGTGCCCACGGCCACCATCACCATGACCAGCGCCCCCGCCTCCAGGGCGTTCACATCCTTGTAGAGGGCCGAATCCAAAAGGTATTTTCCCAGGCCCGGATATCCGAACACCACCTCCACGATGACGATGCCCCCCAACAGCCAGTTGACGTGCAGCATCACCACGGTGATCGGGGCGATCAGCGCGTTCTTGACCGCGTGCACCATCACCACTCGTCCCTGGGGCAGTCCCTTGAGGTATGCGGTGCGGATGTAGGGGGATTTCATCACATCCACCATGCTTGCCCGGGTGATGCGCAGAATATAGCCCAGCTCGATGAGGGTCAGGGTCAGCACCGGGAGAATCAGCATGTCCGGACGACTCCAGGGGGCGTCTTCTCCAAAGACCGTGGCCCCGGGGACGAGGCCCAACCAGGCCGCCATGATGAGTATCAGGAAGATACCGGTGGCAAATTCGGGCGTGACGGAAAACATGATGCCGCCGGTGGAGAGGATTCTATCCCGAAGAGATCCCTCCTTTACGCCCGCCACCAGGCCCAGAAAAAGCGCCAGGGGCATGACGATGATAAAGGCGATGCCCGCAAGCACCAGGGAGTTGCGAAGGCGGACAAAGAGACTGTTGGCCACCGGACGCCCGGTTCGAAGCGAGATGCCCGGGTCACCCCGGACAAAGCCCTTCATCAGCGGGATGTATTCTGCGGGACCGCCGGTGGTCTCCATCCACCCGGTGCCCGGAACGAAGGTCCACACCTTGATGTCCGAGCCCTTTTCCCACAGCACCGCGCTGTTCCTGTTGTCCACCCCCCAGAATCGGCTGATGCCGTCCTTTCCCACTTCCCACCGGAGGTTATCGGTGTATTCGATGACGTCTCCATCGGGTGATTTGAGCTCGGCGATGAGATCGTCTCCTTCCAGGTGCCAGCGGATCAGAGTGCCGTCGTCGGTCAGCTCGAACACCGCCCACCATTCGAGGAAGCCGTCCTCGGTTTCGGTGCTCACCAGGTTCATCCCCACCTTCGATTCCGCCCACATATCGCTGCCGAACAGCCAGAAGAGGTACCGGACGTACGCGGGCTTGTCCAGGCCCATCTGCTTGAGGAATGAATCCTCCTGCTCCTGCGTGATGAACGCCCCCAGAACGTTTCGGGCCACGTTGCCCGGCGACGCCTCGGTAATGGCGAAAACAAAGATGGAGACGATGACCATTGTCAACAGCAGCGTGAAAAAGCGTCTGATGATAAACGCAAACATGAAAGAGTCCTGTACGGGTGAGAGCGGGGAGCGCGCATGCGCGCTCCCCGCCGTGAATGTGTGAGTTGTGTCAGGCTGAGAGGCTTACACCTCTTCTGCGGCCTCTTCCTGCTGGAGCCATACTTCGTTAAACAGCATGTAGAGCGTCGGGTGGGCCTGGACATCCATAACCTGGGTGCCCGTCACAAACCAGACGTTTCTCCAGAAGCTGATGCCGACTGATCCCCGCTCCCATTGGATGCGCTCGAGCTCACAGAAAATCTTACGGCGCCTATCGACATCGAGGGTGCCGTTGGCTTCTGTGAGCAGTTCGGAGAATTCCTCGTCGCTCCATCGGGTCTCGTTCCAGGGGACGGGATTCCCCTCGTCGTCGACGGTGTAGGCAAGGTTCAGCACCATGGTGCCCAGGGGACGATGTGTCCAGGACGTGATGCCCAGGTCCACTTCCGTCCACTTCTCCCAGTACTGGCTGTTGGGCATGGTGACGATGTTTACGTTGAAGCCCGCAGGGGCGGCGTCTTCCTTGAGGATTTCCGCATAACGGACCATGGCCGGCCAGCCGTTGCCCACTGCCAGGTTGATTTCAAGACCGTCTGAATATCCCGCCTCTTCCAGGAGCGCCTTGGCCTTTTCGGGATCGTATTCCGGGATCGGCTTATCGCAGTATTCGGGGTGATAGGGATAGACGTGAAAGTCCTGTCCCAGAAGACCCTGATCGAAATATGCCAGTTTGAGGATTTTTTCCCTGTTCTGGCAGAGCTTCAGGGCCATGCGGACATTATTGTCGGTCCATGGATCCATGTCGACCCGCATCCTGAGCACCGCAACCTGGGCGGTGGAGGCGGGGATGATCTTGGCCCGCTCGTCGTCCTTGAGGGTCTCGTAGACGTCGGGGCGGGGGGAGTCGGAGAAGTCGATCATGTCGATCTCTCCGGACTGGAGCGCCGCCACCTGTGGGGACATCTCGGTGCCCATGTCGATGAACTCCATGCCGTCCATGTAGGGGAGCGACTCTCCGTCCGCGCCCGCCTGCCAGTAGTCTGTCCTTCGAACTAGACGGCACAGCTCGCCTTCGCTGTACGTCTCGATGGTGTAGGGACCGGTGCCGTGGGGCGCCTTGATGAAGTCGCCCTCGAAGGTGCGGTGGTTCAGCACCAGAGCCGGGTAGTGGAACAGATGCTCCGGCACGCCGATCTCGGGCTGATCCAAGTGGAGGATCACCTGGTAGTCGCCCACCTTCTCAATGCCGGTGGGTGAGAGATAGGCCCCCACCATACCGAGGAGGGACGACCCCACGTCCTTGTTCAGCCACTCGTTCATGGTGAAGACCACGTCGTCGGCGTTGAACTCGTCTCCGTTGTTGAATGTGATGCCCTGTCTCAGGTTCAGGGTCCAGGTAAGCAGGTCTTCGCTGGCCTCCCAGTTTTCCAGGAGATAGGGACGGGTGATGTTTTCGCCGTCGGTCCAGGTCAGGTATTCACCCACCTGGCGCATCTGGTTGCTGGGAACGGCCCAAGTGAACTGAGCGGGATGCGTGACCTTGTGCACCGGAGCGGCGACACGAAGGACACCGCCGCGGGTCAGCTCGGACGGCTTGGTCTTGGGGCCGCCGGTTTCCGGGGCGCAGCCGATCAGGCTCGGAGCCACGGCAGCGGATACGCCCAAGAGCGCCGCGTATCTGACAAATTCCCGGCGGGAGAGCTTCCCGGCCTTGAACTGGTCGATCAGTTCGTGGATACGAGGATTGAAAGACTTCTTTTCCATGAAACTAACCTCCTTCTTAAAATTGACTAATGTGAATAAACATAGTAATACATGATACACACAATAACAAAAAACACGACGCGATGTTATTTGTGGGCAAATAGGATTCAGGTTTTGCGCAGTTTTTTGTAGGATCGATTATGCCACGAACCTACGTAACTCCGACGATTCGGTGTATGTGTGTGTGATGATGAGCAAGGGGGATTTGTATGTGAAAAGCGTTTCTTTGAAAAAAACAAAACGGACAAGGATACTCAAAGAGTCTTGGGTAGGGAATATCTCCCACGGGTATCGGTGAATATCCGAGTGCTTAACCTCCTTTTCTGCTTGGTTTTTTAAAAACGCAGGAAGAGCCGCAGGATCGGGCTCCGTGTCTTCGCCCGATGTTCAGACACCGTAACTTCTCATACGTATCACACCTCGGGTCGGATGTCAACGACTTAAAAAAATTGCCCTCGTATTCGCAGAAAAAGTAATGAAAAACGGACGGAGAGCTGCTTTTTGACCGTTTTGGTGCGGGTATTTCTTGACAGTGGATTATTATATGTTAGAATTATAACAATAAAGGAGCAAAACAGCGGTTTTTGACCAACGCTCGTATTGTTTTGTGCCTTGTCCGCGTGAAACGAGTGTTTCACGTGTTTTTTTATATGGAAGCGTCTCTTCACGCGACGACGCGGTTTTTCATGAGTTCTGAAGAACCATATCCTCCCGCCGCGCCTTGCCGCTTTGCTGGTCTTACACGGCGGCACTTGATTCCGGCGCGGATTCTCCCCGATACAGCCAGTGTTCATCGCACACTTCCGTCAAAAATAATGACGGTCCACGGCATCGGTGCGCCGTTCACACCGGAAACGTCCGAAAATAAGGGATATATGTATATACATGAAGAGTCGCGTGTTGCGGTATATCGCGAAACGAAGAGAAGTTTTGTTTTATATAGAGAGAGGCGGAATGGGGAGCCGATACAACTATGATGCGGGGCGTATGGATGGCGACCCTCGTGCCTTGTGGCAATGACGATGAGGAGGGAAACGGGTATTTCCTGAACTTTCAAAAGGGATGACGAACACGATGAAAGATATACTTATCGAACATTTTGTGGACAACATCCATATGCCCGACAACATTCGTGTCGGCTTGATGGTTGCAGAGCATCGAAAAAAGCTGGCGAACGGCACGGCCACGGAGGATTTTGATTATGCAGGATACGCGTTCGGCCAGTCCCCGTTTCACGTGCCCGAGCCCATTATTCGCGCCTTCCAGGAAAATGTACATCGGGGTAATTATTCGGATCCCCAGGGGATCATCGAGCTTCGAGAGGCCATCGCCGGATTCAACAAACGCCATTTCAATCTCGACATAAATCCGAAAAGGATTTTCGTCGGTCCCGGCACGAAGGAGCTGATTCACTTCATTTTCCACATTATCAAGGGGGGCATCATCATTCCGTCTCCCGCATGGATCGGGTACTATCCCCTTGTGCGGATGGACAAAAAGCGATTTTACTCCTACCACCTCAAACCCTGGTTCGACTACAAGATCAACGCCGGGGTGTTGGAGGAATACCTCAACACCATTCAGGACGGCCAGTACATC
This sequence is a window from Candidatus Zymogenaceae bacterium. Protein-coding genes within it:
- a CDS encoding glycosyltransferase family 2 protein is translated as MSPDAVSLSVVVPLFNEQDVIEKLYEEIARAVEPMKRTWEIVFINDGSTDDTLNRVLDVAGRDDRVVVVDLMGNFGQTAALSAGFDCARGDIIVAMDGDLQDDPSYIPRLVSKLEEGYDIVSGWRKKRKESFLIRRIPSMTANWMLKRISGIDIHDFGTTFKAYRASVVKNVKMYGDFHRFIPALAREMRVRVTEVEVAHHKREYGESKYGIGRTFVVFFDLFRLKFILDYLSKPLQVFGAGGLGLAVIGFILFLYVAFSKFYLGIPIEEKHGPLFITSIMFIVSGVNLFTTGLLGEMILRNLYESGDKKSYYIREIHGTSRESNNSKTLMKTR
- a CDS encoding flippase-like domain-containing protein — protein: MKPGFRKIVFILRRYVLPTVTGLLFLYLLWRSVDVAESLRTFSGVRIGTACAAAGIYIVQYFFLAVRWRLLNRGRVGIGSCYAITAVHNMTNNVLPFRTGELAYPYLLKRHFNIGLGDSTATLFYARIFDLVAMVLFFIGSLAFVGRDVLQTIAESKGEILQFTLLVVLIGGVLLGMYVLLDRWANNQDTEKHEGLRGKVRGAFRSLTEGLARVEIVSISVKMFVSSLAIFLARYAFFMYALRAFGIDLVFGESVAASTLAILGAIFPLQGVGGYGTVETGWVLGLVLIGVEAPTALMAGFGVHTFRLVLSVLLAGSTYPILAHDGRKHRGADGPTETPVSQPAP
- a CDS encoding ABC transporter ATP-binding protein; translation: MNAESATCIVNDPVLEVKNLAIAYKTRKMDVNAVRGVSFQVCRGETLGIVGESGCGKSTIAMGLVGFLGQNGRVKEGSILFQGENMVGRPAHELRELRGNQISMVFQDPTVALNPAIKLGTQLMEVLTQHHEISNQNAYKKCVEMLKRVQLPDAAQVMDRYPHQLSGGQQQRVVIAMALLNNPSLLIMDEPTTALDVTVEARVLDLVNDLKRDFDAGIIFISHNLGVVARVCDYIAVMYAGIMVEKGPVRKIFARPLHPYTRGLLNSVPKLGSTKLDSELIPIPGHVPAPGEIPEDACIFYPRCAYATDMCKESHPEYMEIDPDHIARCFYADKIYNEQHKKTKKLRKKRVLESCDDDNTDTPAKTFLQTRNMKVYYPYKSGSVRELFGAEERKYVKAVDDITVRVREGETLGIVGESGCGKSTLVKGIIGLEDVTGGGGDFLGFELDEPLKDRDLEFIREMQMVFQNPDQTLNPSYPVGYQIARPIRRFKTVPKSEIYTEVIRLLRSVRLEPYYYNRYPRQLSGGEKQRVGIARALASRPDLVILDEPLSALDVSVQASVINLLLDIQDQQGTTMIFIAHDLSVVRFLSDDVAVMYLGRIIERGPAEAIYAPPYHPYTEALLSAVPIPDPTVTQKRIRLTGNVPSAINPPKGCRFHTRCPRRDMLPDGGAICEKEDPPWRKTEGEGHYILCHIPLEELEKIEPIIHKASAD
- a CDS encoding ABC transporter permease is translated as MGLFIVLFWVFVAIFAPVLTPFTPTEQDWRFTNREPSLTPYAVKDYERLQKQLERNKAGEEIPSKYTDLAYISKVERNFEKTDYEYYLNRHPLGTDELGRDIWARLIYGAQVVLVILPLPENLPDWFPDWITWIPGGTALWGVFLSLLIGSALGLLAGYRGGWVDEFVMRILDAMMSIPLILLYLIIMAALGASAVNVVLAIAIVGTPGIARLVRSLALDIKTREYIRAAQTRGEKSAYVMFREILPNARGPIIIDAMLRVGYAIFAMGTLGFLGLGMPPPSPDWGSMVAKGRDFILAGSPWQSLWPALAIALLVVGLNLLADGIREESLKYQ
- a CDS encoding ABC transporter permease → MFAFIIRRFFTLLLTMVIVSIFVFAITEASPGNVARNVLGAFITQEQEDSFLKQMGLDKPAYVRYLFWLFGSDMWAESKVGMNLVSTETEDGFLEWWAVFELTDDGTLIRWHLEGDDLIAELKSPDGDVIEYTDNLRWEVGKDGISRFWGVDNRNSAVLWEKGSDIKVWTFVPGTGWMETTGGPAEYIPLMKGFVRGDPGISLRTGRPVANSLFVRLRNSLVLAGIAFIIVMPLALFLGLVAGVKEGSLRDRILSTGGIMFSVTPEFATGIFLILIMAAWLGLVPGATVFGEDAPWSRPDMLILPVLTLTLIELGYILRITRASMVDVMKSPYIRTAYLKGLPQGRVVMVHAVKNALIAPITVVMLHVNWLLGGIVIVEVVFGYPGLGKYLLDSALYKDVNALEAGALVMVMVAVGTQLVADVIYTFLNPRIRYD
- a CDS encoding ABC transporter substrate-binding protein, encoding MEKKSFNPRIHELIDQFKAGKLSRREFVRYAALLGVSAAVAPSLIGCAPETGGPKTKPSELTRGGVLRVAAPVHKVTHPAQFTWAVPSNQMRQVGEYLTWTDGENITRPYLLENWEASEDLLTWTLNLRQGITFNNGDEFNADDVVFTMNEWLNKDVGSSLLGMVGAYLSPTGIEKVGDYQVILHLDQPEIGVPEHLFHYPALVLNHRTFEGDFIKAPHGTGPYTIETYSEGELCRLVRRTDYWQAGADGESLPYMDGMEFIDMGTEMSPQVAALQSGEIDMIDFSDSPRPDVYETLKDDERAKIIPASTAQVAVLRMRVDMDPWTDNNVRMALKLCQNREKILKLAYFDQGLLGQDFHVYPYHPEYCDKPIPEYDPEKAKALLEEAGYSDGLEINLAVGNGWPAMVRYAEILKEDAAPAGFNVNIVTMPNSQYWEKWTEVDLGITSWTHRPLGTMVLNLAYTVDDEGNPVPWNETRWSDEEFSELLTEANGTLDVDRRRKIFCELERIQWERGSVGISFWRNVWFVTGTQVMDVQAHPTLYMLFNEVWLQQEEAAEEV